The following proteins are co-located in the Acidicapsa acidisoli genome:
- a CDS encoding SRPBCC family protein — MSTTQETPVSTMPATAESAPPVRKNVRVRANAARAFRVFTEGLDTWWPKTHHIGKSPMTKAVMEGRVGGRCYSDQEDGTQCDWGQILVWEPPTRFVMAWQVTPAWQFEPDLAKCSEVEVTFTPSEDGTTWVELEHRHFERHGDGGGNMRNQVDQPGGWSQLMELFRTEAERED; from the coding sequence ATGAGTACCACTCAGGAAACCCCGGTCTCAACCATGCCGGCGACTGCTGAATCGGCGCCGCCCGTGCGCAAGAATGTTCGTGTTCGCGCGAATGCAGCGCGGGCCTTCCGCGTCTTCACAGAGGGCCTCGATACCTGGTGGCCCAAGACTCACCACATCGGCAAGTCACCGATGACCAAAGCTGTCATGGAAGGTCGCGTCGGTGGGCGCTGTTACAGCGACCAGGAAGATGGAACCCAATGCGACTGGGGACAGATTCTGGTATGGGAGCCGCCAACACGCTTTGTCATGGCCTGGCAGGTTACGCCCGCCTGGCAATTCGAGCCGGATCTGGCAAAATGCAGTGAAGTCGAAGTGACATTCACACCCTCCGAAGACGGCACGACCTGGGTGGAACTGGAACATCGCCACTTCGAGCGCCATGGCGATGGTGGTGGCAACATGCGCAATCAGGTGGATCAGCCCGGCGGATGGAGCCAGCTCATGGAACTCTTCCGCACCGAGGCAGAGCGCGAGGACTGA
- a CDS encoding ArsR/SmtB family transcription factor — MKTYQQMQLDALGDATRRAIVQHLLRGPVSVGKLAEEFPVSRPAISQHLRVLKQASLVTDQVLGTRRVYQLNPEGFETLRSYFDQFWSIALTAFQQKVEEQ, encoded by the coding sequence GTGAAAACTTACCAACAAATGCAACTCGATGCTCTCGGCGATGCGACCCGGCGGGCGATTGTTCAGCATCTGCTGCGCGGGCCAGTCTCCGTTGGCAAGCTAGCAGAGGAGTTTCCGGTGAGCCGGCCCGCGATTTCCCAACACTTAAGGGTGCTGAAACAGGCCAGCCTGGTTACGGACCAGGTCTTGGGAACCCGCCGCGTATACCAGCTCAATCCAGAGGGTTTCGAGACGTTGCGATCTTACTTCGACCAATTCTGGTCGATTGCCCTAACCGCATTCCAACAAAAAGTGGAGGAGCAATAA
- the trpC gene encoding indole-3-glycerol phosphate synthase TrpC gives MSTRTDTVLDKILATTRATVAANRALVSVEELEQRAEQHHPRGWAGALRARAATAPAIIAELKKASPSKGLIRSDFDVEWLARRYAVGGAVALSVLTDEPYFQGSLRNLELASAAVRIPCLRKDFTVDEYQILEARAYSGDAILLIAAALTDGEMLRFTRAAHALELDVLCEVHSAEELERVLSLAESPDAIGVNNRDLRTFEVRLETSLELVERIPASVVRVAESGIFTSADLNLLRSARFDAFLIGESLMRQVDPAAALHALLNGTEIPAVNSTGSRLVQ, from the coding sequence ATGTCGACCCGCACTGACACCGTTTTAGACAAGATTCTCGCAACCACTCGCGCAACCGTAGCCGCGAACCGCGCTTTGGTCTCGGTGGAAGAACTCGAACAACGGGCCGAACAACATCACCCGCGCGGATGGGCCGGTGCGTTGCGTGCCAGAGCCGCGACCGCTCCGGCGATCATCGCCGAGCTCAAAAAAGCCTCGCCGTCGAAGGGCCTGATCCGCTCGGATTTTGACGTGGAGTGGCTCGCCAGGCGCTACGCAGTGGGTGGGGCAGTCGCGCTTTCAGTGCTTACCGATGAGCCTTATTTTCAGGGCAGTCTGCGCAACTTGGAACTGGCTTCGGCTGCGGTGCGGATTCCGTGCCTCCGCAAGGATTTCACCGTCGACGAGTACCAGATTCTTGAGGCCCGCGCTTACTCGGGCGATGCAATTCTGCTGATTGCCGCGGCGCTAACAGACGGGGAGATGCTGCGCTTTACCCGCGCCGCCCATGCTTTGGAGTTGGATGTTCTGTGCGAGGTGCATTCCGCTGAAGAGCTGGAACGCGTGCTGTCGCTTGCCGAGTCGCCCGACGCAATCGGCGTGAACAATCGCGATCTTCGGACCTTTGAAGTTCGGCTTGAAACGTCTTTGGAACTGGTCGAGCGCATCCCGGCGAGCGTGGTTCGGGTCGCGGAAAGCGGCATTTTTACTTCCGCAGACCTGAATCTTCTCCGCTCCGCCCGATTTGACGCGTTCCTGATCGGCGAGAGCCTTATGCGCCAGGTAGACCCGGCCGCTGCTCTTCATGCCCTTCTGAACGGGACGGAGATCCCTGCAGTCAATTCGACGGGATCGAGACTGGTGCAATGA
- a CDS encoding phosphoribosylanthranilate isomerase, with translation MSLWVKICANTSVADAQMAVNVGADAVGFVFASSPRRVTREQVAAITPHLPAAIEKIGVFVDSDFATIAETVALAGLTGVQLHSSNEGDLAAQLRARFGPSLRILQVVHFGKDASAELQAVSANGFIDAVLIDSRTVNAVGGTGIPFDWQTARATVFDGACALKLIAAGGLTPANVAEAITTLQPWGVDVASGVESSPGHKDEQKVRSFVANARAASAQQ, from the coding sequence ATGAGTTTGTGGGTCAAAATCTGCGCGAATACGTCCGTGGCTGACGCGCAGATGGCTGTGAACGTCGGAGCCGATGCCGTGGGATTCGTCTTTGCTTCCAGTCCCCGGCGCGTTACGCGCGAACAGGTTGCCGCGATCACACCTCACCTGCCCGCTGCGATAGAAAAGATAGGCGTTTTTGTCGATTCCGATTTCGCCACCATCGCCGAGACGGTCGCGCTTGCGGGTTTGACCGGTGTGCAACTGCATTCCAGCAACGAGGGCGATCTTGCAGCTCAACTCCGCGCGCGTTTCGGTCCAAGCCTACGCATTCTGCAAGTCGTTCATTTTGGAAAGGACGCCAGTGCAGAGTTGCAAGCGGTCAGTGCGAACGGGTTTATTGATGCTGTGCTTATCGATTCCCGCACCGTGAACGCAGTCGGCGGGACAGGCATTCCCTTCGACTGGCAGACGGCTCGCGCGACGGTATTCGACGGCGCATGCGCGTTGAAGTTAATCGCAGCAGGAGGATTGACTCCTGCCAATGTCGCTGAGGCGATCACTACGCTGCAACCTTGGGGAGTGGATGTGGCCAGCGGCGTCGAGTCGTCGCCTGGGCATAAAGACGAGCAAAAGGTGAGAAGCTTCGTGGCCAACGCCCGCGCCGCATCGGCTCAACAATAG
- the trpB gene encoding tryptophan synthase subunit beta — protein sequence MKPGRFGAYGGRYVPETLMAALEELEHAYAEAKEDAAFQAELASLLKDFAGRPTPLYFAKRLTESLGGAKIYLKREDLLHTGAHKINNALGQGLLAKRMGKRRIIAETGAGQHGVASATVCALLGLECIVYMGEEDMRRQELNVLRMRLLGAEVRGVSSGSKTLKDAVNEALRDWVTNVRDTYYILGSALGPHPYPTMVRDFNRVIGIEAREQILEKEGRLPTAIIACVGGGSNAIGAFYQFLLDREVRLIGVEAGGRGKALGDHAARFEGGVPGVLQGTYSYVLQDENGQVSLTHSVSAGLDYATVGPEHACLHDCGRAEYVSADDAHVLEAVVKLARTEGILPALESAHAIAECMRIAPGMASHDILVVNLSGRGDKDMGILARELNIQGAQGI from the coding sequence ATGAAGCCTGGCCGTTTCGGAGCCTACGGCGGGCGCTACGTTCCCGAAACGCTGATGGCTGCGCTCGAAGAGCTGGAACATGCCTACGCGGAAGCCAAAGAAGATGCCGCATTCCAGGCCGAATTGGCCAGTCTGCTCAAGGACTTCGCTGGCCGTCCGACCCCCCTTTATTTTGCAAAGCGCCTCACAGAATCCCTCGGCGGGGCGAAGATTTATCTCAAGCGCGAAGACCTGCTCCACACAGGAGCGCACAAGATCAACAACGCGTTGGGCCAGGGCCTGCTCGCCAAGCGGATGGGCAAGCGCCGCATCATTGCCGAAACCGGCGCGGGCCAGCATGGCGTTGCTTCGGCCACGGTCTGCGCGTTGCTGGGCCTGGAATGCATTGTCTACATGGGCGAAGAGGATATGCGCCGGCAAGAGCTGAACGTGCTCCGCATGAGGCTGCTGGGCGCGGAAGTTCGTGGTGTCTCCTCCGGCTCAAAAACGCTGAAGGATGCAGTCAACGAGGCTCTTCGCGATTGGGTCACCAACGTTCGCGACACCTATTACATCCTTGGCAGTGCTCTCGGGCCGCATCCCTATCCGACGATGGTGCGCGACTTCAATCGTGTGATTGGAATCGAGGCGCGGGAACAGATTCTCGAAAAGGAAGGCCGTCTGCCGACCGCTATCATTGCATGCGTCGGGGGTGGATCGAATGCCATCGGAGCCTTCTATCAATTTCTGCTAGATCGGGAAGTTCGCCTCATCGGCGTGGAAGCAGGCGGTCGCGGCAAAGCTCTGGGCGACCATGCAGCGCGCTTCGAAGGCGGAGTTCCAGGTGTGTTGCAGGGAACCTATTCTTACGTTCTGCAGGATGAAAACGGCCAGGTATCGTTGACCCACTCGGTCTCTGCCGGTCTGGATTACGCTACCGTAGGTCCGGAACACGCCTGTCTCCATGATTGCGGGCGAGCCGAATACGTCTCCGCGGACGACGCCCATGTGCTCGAAGCTGTGGTGAAGCTGGCCCGGACCGAAGGCATTCTTCCCGCACTCGAAAGCGCCCACGCAATCGCCGAATGCATGAGGATTGCGCCAGGCATGGCGTCGCATGACATACTGGTAGTCAATCTCTCTGGACGTGGCGATAAGGACATGGGAATTCTCGCCCGTGAGTTGAATATCCAGGGAGCGCAGGGCATATAA
- the trpA gene encoding tryptophan synthase subunit alpha, with protein MAIQFQQHPGLVVYLTAGDAGLSNHRPGSAGGADLSLTREIALAAIDAGADVIELGVPFSDPLADGPVIQRASERALARGTRLKDVLGLAAELRAARPKAGLVIFSYLNPILRFGLAKFADAAAQAGVDGVLLTDMIVEEAAEYIAEMERVNLAPIFLAAPTSPDERLQAIAAHSKGFIYAISRTGITGKQKTLAADAAALVERIRRWSKLPVAVGFGISNADQVAEVAKFADAAVIGSAIVELIERTTLDHGEEQAPGAVARFIKGLHQPHSVQAL; from the coding sequence ATGGCCATCCAATTTCAACAACATCCCGGCCTTGTCGTGTACCTCACCGCAGGGGACGCCGGCCTCTCAAACCATCGCCCAGGCAGCGCTGGCGGCGCAGATCTCAGCCTGACCCGCGAGATTGCGCTTGCCGCCATTGACGCCGGAGCCGACGTCATCGAGCTTGGCGTCCCGTTCAGCGATCCGCTGGCCGACGGCCCAGTCATTCAGCGCGCCAGCGAACGCGCTCTCGCCCGCGGCACCCGTCTCAAAGACGTTCTCGGACTGGCAGCCGAACTCCGCGCCGCCCGTCCCAAAGCCGGCCTGGTCATCTTTTCCTATCTCAATCCCATCCTGCGTTTCGGTCTCGCGAAATTCGCCGATGCAGCGGCCCAGGCGGGCGTGGACGGCGTTCTTCTGACAGACATGATCGTGGAAGAGGCAGCGGAGTATATCGCCGAGATGGAGCGGGTGAATCTTGCCCCGATCTTTCTCGCCGCGCCCACCAGTCCCGACGAACGCCTACAGGCGATTGCCGCGCACAGCAAGGGATTTATCTACGCCATCTCACGCACCGGCATAACCGGTAAGCAGAAGACTCTGGCTGCTGACGCAGCCGCGCTCGTCGAACGCATCCGACGCTGGAGCAAGCTGCCGGTAGCCGTCGGGTTCGGCATCTCCAACGCGGATCAAGTGGCGGAAGTGGCCAAATTCGCGGATGCGGCGGTCATCGGCAGCGCAATTGTTGAGTTGATCGAGAGGACAACTCTCGATCATGGCGAAGAGCAGGCACCCGGCGCAGTGGCTCGATTTATCAAGGGTCTGCACCAGCCGCATTCGGTGCAGGCCCTTTGA
- a CDS encoding chorismate mutase, with the protein MTLEELRTQIDELDRQLVALLSRRAEAALEAGRLKAATSLPIYEPAREKVIYENVRAANKGPLPDIELTHIFERIIDVMRALQRNELASQRNAQAAAAGHEAGVQSPETGNRQ; encoded by the coding sequence ATGACGTTGGAAGAATTGCGGACACAGATCGACGAATTGGATCGCCAACTGGTCGCGCTGCTCAGCCGCCGTGCCGAAGCGGCCCTGGAAGCTGGCCGCCTGAAGGCGGCGACTTCGTTGCCCATCTACGAGCCTGCGCGGGAAAAGGTGATCTATGAAAATGTCCGCGCGGCCAATAAAGGGCCGTTGCCGGATATCGAACTGACGCACATCTTCGAGCGCATCATCGACGTCATGCGCGCCTTGCAGAGAAACGAGTTAGCCAGCCAGAGAAACGCCCAGGCAGCAGCCGCGGGCCACGAAGCAGGCGTGCAGTCGCCCGAGACGGGGAACAGGCAATGA